The following proteins come from a genomic window of Nycticebus coucang isolate mNycCou1 chromosome 11, mNycCou1.pri, whole genome shotgun sequence:
- the LOC128598655 gene encoding myosin regulatory light polypeptide 9-like: MASKRTKTKTTKKRPQHATSTVFAMFDQSQILEFKEAFNMIDQNRDGFIDKEDLHDTLASLWKNPTDEYLDAMMNEPPGPINFTMFLTMFGERLNGTDPEDVIRNAFACFDEEATGAIQEDYLRELLTTMGDPFTDEDVDELYRETPTDKKGNFNSIEFIRILKHGAKDKDD; this comes from the coding sequence ATGGCTAGTAAAAGGACAAAGACCAAGACCACCAAGAAGCGCCCTCAGCATGCAACATCCACCGTATTTGCCATGTTTGACCAGTCACAGATTCTGGAGTTCAAGGAAGCCTTCAACATGATTGATCAGAACAGAGATGGTTTCATTGACAAGGAAGATTTGCACGATACGCTTGCCTCACTGTGGAAAAATCCAACTGATGAATATCTGGATGCCATGATGAATGAGCCTCCAGGCCCCATCAATTTCACCATGTTCCTCACCATGTTTGGTGAGAGGTTAAATGGCACAGACCCAGAAGATGTCATTAGAAATGCTTTTGCTTGCTTTGATGAAGAAGCAACTGGCGCCATTCAGGAAGATTACCTGAGAGAGCTGCTTACAACCATGGGAGATCCGTTTACGGATGAGGACGTGGATGAGCTGTACAGAGAAACACCTACTGACAAAAAGGGGAACTTCAATTCTATTGAGTTCATCCGCATCCTTAAACATGGAGCAAAAGACAAAGACGACTGA